From one Candidatus Eisenbacteria bacterium genomic stretch:
- a CDS encoding RNA polymerase sigma factor — translation MAESMTSAETIRVLESTETGITELVADAQRGDHVAFEKLYRRHVGSTLALCLRWVGDPTQAEILTQDIFVKVWERIHTFRGTGAFGAWLRRVAVNLIIEDRRSGARRAKWLDPGELDESSGAVPPEPIDDAMDLEKAIATLPEGARAAFLLHDVYGYRHSEVAEMVGTAEGTVKAQCHRARTLLRQVLKSPKEI, via the coding sequence TTGGCAGAGTCAATGACATCGGCGGAGACAATCCGGGTCCTGGAATCAACTGAAACCGGAATCACAGAACTCGTCGCCGATGCCCAACGTGGAGATCATGTGGCTTTCGAGAAACTCTACAGACGACATGTGGGCTCCACCCTCGCCCTCTGCCTCCGATGGGTCGGAGATCCGACTCAGGCGGAGATTCTCACCCAGGATATTTTTGTAAAGGTCTGGGAGAGAATCCATACATTCCGCGGGACAGGAGCTTTTGGAGCCTGGCTTCGCCGGGTGGCGGTCAATCTTATCATCGAAGACCGACGAAGCGGGGCGCGCCGGGCGAAGTGGCTTGATCCCGGTGAGTTGGATGAATCCAGCGGCGCCGTTCCACCGGAGCCGATCGATGATGCCATGGATCTTGAAAAGGCGATAGCAACCTTGCCTGAAGGGGCAAGGGCGGCATTCCTTCTTCATGATGTCTACGGCTACCGCCACAGTGAGGTCGCGGAAATGGTGGGAACGGCGGAGGGAACGGTCAAGGCTCAGTGTCACAGAGCCAGAACATTACTCAGACAAGTTCTGAAGAGTCCGAAGGAGATCTGA
- a CDS encoding zf-HC2 domain-containing protein has product MNHKSAQELLHDYIDGILSEPQKIDIELHIQECEICRSDADQIRDLIKQAAALPKSIEPKRDLWPGIAARTQVASEARVTTGPLQRFILMARSWRGFWTPVIATAAAAVLLIIALEMRDSGSIDSSANPSTTGEASRASVSDPASIAVIEALEAECRLSDREIAHFMPDGSAEADGEASSVFRVIADNLHAINQAVAEAKDAWLSDPESPHLARLLAAAYRAKVALQDRAMRVAAQT; this is encoded by the coding sequence ATGAATCACAAATCGGCTCAAGAACTCCTCCATGATTACATTGACGGCATTCTGTCCGAGCCGCAAAAGATCGACATTGAACTCCACATTCAAGAATGTGAAATCTGTCGTTCCGATGCGGATCAGATCAGAGATTTGATAAAACAGGCCGCAGCTTTGCCTAAGAGCATTGAACCCAAACGGGATCTCTGGCCCGGAATCGCGGCGAGAACCCAGGTTGCGTCCGAGGCTCGGGTCACAACAGGGCCGCTTCAGCGGTTCATTCTAATGGCCCGGTCATGGCGGGGTTTCTGGACCCCTGTCATCGCCACGGCGGCGGCGGCGGTGCTTCTGATCATTGCACTGGAGATGAGGGATTCCGGCAGCATTGATTCCTCTGCTAATCCCTCTACGACCGGTGAAGCAAGCCGGGCCTCCGTATCAGATCCGGCTTCTATCGCCGTCATTGAGGCGCTGGAAGCGGAATGCCGGTTATCGGATCGGGAAATAGCCCATTTCATGCCCGATGGGAGCGCGGAAGCCGATGGCGAGGCATCCTCTGTTTTTAGGGTGATCGCTGACAATCTCCACGCCATTAATCAAGCGGTGGCAGAGGCCAAAGATGCCTGGCTCTCAGATCCTGAGAGTCCTCATCTCGCTCGATTGCTGGCGGCGGCGTACCGCGCCAAGGTCGCCCTACAGGACCGGGCCATGCGGGTTGCAGCACAGACATGA
- a CDS encoding DUF4097 domain-containing protein translates to MKTQKYALPVLVTMVWSLIFISSAVFAQKSVDETRKVSSKAEISISNISGSVTVAGWSKNEIHITGELGEKVERLDIKGDEDQLDIEVVIPRHANRVGDTFLEIHLPENCRVNISTVSADIDVDKVSGKLFLESVSGDFDVRGKPELLDLESVSGDMDLQVETHRINISSVSSDIELKNIDGELDCETVSGDIRIEGGEFTDVGIESVSGDINFNGDLNNRCSCDLNSHSGDITLALSKSASADFEVSTFSGSIENDFGANGRRTSDYTPGRELHFTMGSGDATVRIETFSGDIVIGER, encoded by the coding sequence ATGAAAACTCAAAAATATGCACTACCTGTCCTGGTCACAATGGTATGGTCACTCATCTTCATTTCGAGTGCGGTCTTTGCGCAAAAGAGTGTGGATGAAACAAGAAAGGTCTCCTCCAAAGCTGAAATTTCGATCAGCAATATCAGCGGATCTGTCACTGTCGCCGGTTGGAGCAAGAATGAAATCCATATAACCGGGGAATTGGGGGAAAAGGTTGAACGGCTCGATATCAAGGGCGATGAGGACCAGTTGGATATTGAAGTGGTGATCCCCAGGCATGCCAACCGGGTCGGAGACACCTTTCTGGAAATTCACCTACCCGAGAACTGCCGCGTCAATATTTCCACCGTCAGTGCGGATATTGATGTCGATAAAGTCAGCGGAAAGCTCTTCCTGGAAAGCGTAAGTGGAGATTTTGATGTTCGCGGCAAACCTGAATTGCTGGATCTCGAATCGGTCAGCGGCGATATGGATCTTCAGGTCGAAACTCATCGAATTAATATCAGCAGCGTCAGCAGCGACATAGAATTGAAGAATATCGATGGCGAGCTGGATTGCGAAACGGTCAGCGGTGATATCCGCATCGAAGGTGGTGAATTTACCGATGTGGGCATCGAATCCGTTTCCGGAGATATCAACTTTAACGGAGATCTGAACAATCGGTGCTCATGCGACCTTAATAGCCACAGCGGCGACATCACTCTTGCTCTCTCGAAGAGCGCCAGCGCCGATTTCGAAGTGAGCACATTCAGCGGCTCGATCGAGAACGATTTCGGGGCGAACGGGCGGCGGACAAGCGACTACACACCGGGAAGGGAATTGCATTTCACTATGGGTTCTGGAGATGCCACTGTGCGGATCGAGACCTTCAGCGGCGA